The following coding sequences are from one Gigantopelta aegis isolate Gae_Host chromosome 15, Gae_host_genome, whole genome shotgun sequence window:
- the LOC121390109 gene encoding uncharacterized protein LOC121390109 isoform X2, which translates to MRPILVLFCLLLALGLTAAWLMIWGPSIPVETRRQTYDVCSLPYVPTFCAKTCGTCSGSKCKDKYPKRCLRMIPLG; encoded by the exons ATGCGGCCGATCTTGGTTCTGTTCTGTCTTCTGTTGGCGCTTGGGCTCACAGCTGCTTGGC TAATGATATGGGGCCCTTCGATCCCCGTTGAAACACGACGACAGACCTACGACGTGTGTAGTTTGCCATATGTGCCGACGTTCTGCGCGAAGACATGTGGAACATGCAGTGGAT CCAAGTGTAAAGACAAATATCCGAAAAGGTGTCTAAGAATGATTCCTCTCGGTTAG
- the LOC121390109 gene encoding uncharacterized protein LOC121390109 isoform X1, translated as MRPILVLFCLLLALGLTAAWHCYNGSTYNAKARKCICHPWNFGKTCIHLMIWGPSIPVETRRQTYDVCSLPYVPTFCAKTCGTCSGSKCKDKYPKRCLRMIPLG; from the exons ATGCGGCCGATCTTGGTTCTGTTCTGTCTTCTGTTGGCGCTTGGGCTCACAGCTGCTTGGC ATTGCTACAATGGATCGACATACAATGCTAAAGCTAGAAAGTGTATTTGCCACCCCTGGAATTTTGGTAAAACCTGTATACATT TAATGATATGGGGCCCTTCGATCCCCGTTGAAACACGACGACAGACCTACGACGTGTGTAGTTTGCCATATGTGCCGACGTTCTGCGCGAAGACATGTGGAACATGCAGTGGAT CCAAGTGTAAAGACAAATATCCGAAAAGGTGTCTAAGAATGATTCCTCTCGGTTAG